Proteins encoded in a region of the Photobacterium angustum genome:
- a CDS encoding retron Eco8 family effector endonuclease, translating into MGQSIMALSSVRIKNILSFNDCIVTDFSDFNCIIGKNNVGKSNFLKVLQFFYAHLNNESVIPLPLNSNYSSIGTISISYDTTRLEEVVKSRKNKSIYQKHIYSSLFKDDSFNLVSSRIIRKNFTLTLTVNRNGSVSWSDKDKNVRKIINRIYPLFFVDTRRIDLYDWDKLWSTVSRLKFINARALNTEQIIDFFDEKVSNNSNSYKEYVKIISELTNASPYNYQDLVLNYIKVGLSGHKFNIDGFELTTQSDGTNSHKFIELFISLIITLTRREFITPIVYIDEPELGLHPKLNEKLIFNIHNLYKSLKKHTDKKELGKYATPYPTVLMTTHSPNILKSVIKLFRGHNEHNIYHFSLNSDKKTNVSLLNTNFKDKRFLNIFSDNEARLYFSDFILFVEGETELELFGNMSLIDKFDYLNKIDVYKTNEVILRSINPKASKSPTPYLNIYDADKMINYDFTEKSFIIKQKEVNLFEILKRYKYTCFISQNYAIKKSLENIVNLNESKFLINKKGTEFSKFPYLNFIRFCNGVLLKTDRIYIAPSTIEETLLCSQSRKIAIKWLINQTKDLVEGDLMIDGRGDVNKKLDGFRRSFKKENIDHVYGRIFTSKEYKGELSPENKEFIKIVLILNLKKLLKQFYQKNIDLSRTDQVTILRLALDGKTHTLCSQKSKSYELAINDDIRNAVESIKEQCLKKLPIQLGKTGGWVTSFLNFAISEIENSSKDEQEFKRVFALTFPHLHDILKTISDSID; encoded by the coding sequence ATGGGTCAATCTATAATGGCATTATCATCAGTTAGAATTAAGAATATCCTATCTTTTAATGATTGCATTGTCACTGATTTTAGTGATTTTAATTGTATCATTGGTAAAAATAATGTAGGTAAATCAAACTTTCTTAAAGTTCTTCAGTTTTTCTATGCGCATTTGAATAATGAGTCTGTTATTCCGTTACCTTTAAACTCTAATTATTCGAGTATCGGAACAATATCGATATCATATGATACAACTAGACTTGAAGAAGTTGTAAAATCAAGAAAAAATAAGAGTATTTATCAAAAACATATATATAGTTCTTTGTTCAAAGATGACAGTTTTAACTTGGTTTCTAGTCGAATAATCAGGAAAAACTTCACCCTTACATTAACTGTAAATAGAAATGGTTCTGTTAGTTGGTCAGATAAAGATAAAAATGTAAGAAAAATAATTAATAGAATATATCCGTTATTCTTTGTAGATACGAGAAGAATAGATTTATATGATTGGGATAAGTTATGGAGTACTGTCAGTCGTCTTAAATTTATTAATGCTAGAGCATTAAATACTGAGCAAATTATAGATTTTTTTGACGAAAAAGTATCTAACAATAGTAATTCATATAAAGAATATGTCAAAATTATAAGTGAGTTAACAAATGCATCGCCTTATAATTATCAAGATCTTGTTTTAAATTATATAAAAGTAGGATTGAGTGGCCATAAGTTTAATATAGATGGTTTTGAGTTAACTACACAATCAGATGGTACAAATTCACATAAATTTATTGAGTTGTTTATTTCTTTAATAATAACTTTAACTAGACGTGAATTTATTACACCGATCGTATATATAGACGAACCCGAATTGGGATTACATCCAAAGCTAAATGAAAAGCTAATTTTTAATATTCATAATCTATATAAAAGTTTAAAAAAACATACTGATAAGAAAGAATTAGGTAAATACGCAACACCTTATCCTACAGTGCTAATGACAACACATTCGCCTAATATATTAAAGTCTGTCATTAAGTTATTTAGAGGTCATAACGAGCATAATATTTATCATTTTAGTCTTAATTCAGATAAAAAAACAAATGTATCATTACTTAATACTAATTTTAAAGATAAACGTTTTTTAAATATTTTTAGTGATAATGAAGCTCGCTTATATTTTAGTGATTTTATACTCTTTGTAGAAGGGGAAACGGAATTAGAATTATTTGGTAATATGAGTCTAATAGATAAGTTTGATTATTTAAATAAGATAGATGTATATAAAACAAATGAGGTAATTCTACGTTCTATTAATCCAAAAGCATCAAAATCTCCAACTCCATATTTGAATATTTATGATGCTGATAAAATGATCAATTATGATTTTACTGAAAAGTCTTTTATTATAAAGCAAAAAGAAGTAAATCTCTTCGAAATTCTAAAGAGGTACAAATATACATGTTTTATATCTCAGAATTACGCAATAAAGAAAAGTTTAGAAAATATTGTCAATCTTAATGAATCAAAATTTTTAATTAATAAAAAAGGTACTGAATTTTCAAAGTTTCCATACTTGAATTTTATAAGATTTTGTAATGGGGTTTTATTAAAAACAGATCGAATTTATATTGCTCCATCTACAATTGAAGAGACTCTACTTTGTAGTCAATCTCGTAAAATTGCCATAAAGTGGCTAATTAACCAGACTAAAGATTTAGTTGAAGGTGATTTAATGATTGATGGTAGAGGTGATGTAAATAAGAAACTTGATGGATTTAGGAGAAGTTTTAAAAAAGAAAATATTGATCATGTTTATGGGCGAATTTTCACATCGAAGGAATACAAAGGTGAATTATCTCCTGAAAATAAAGAGTTTATAAAAATCGTTCTTATATTAAATTTGAAAAAATTACTTAAGCAGTTTTATCAAAAAAATATTGATTTAAGTCGTACAGATCAAGTTACAATTTTGCGTCTTGCTTTAGATGGAAAAACCCATACTTTATGTAGTCAAAAGAGTAAATCGTATGAGTTAGCTATAAATGACGACATAAGAAATGCTGTAGAAAGTATAAAAGAGCAATGCTTAAAAAAACTTCCGATACAACTTGGTAAAACAGGTGGCTGGGTAACATCTTTTTTAAATTTTGCGATTAGTGAGATAGAAAATAGCTCGAAAGATGAACAAGAATTCAAGAGAGTTTTTGCTTTAACTTTTCCGCATCTACATGATATACTTAAGACGATTTCAGATTCGATAGATTAG